The Sylvia atricapilla isolate bSylAtr1 chromosome 3, bSylAtr1.pri, whole genome shotgun sequence genome has a window encoding:
- the CCN6 gene encoding cellular communication network factor 6, with the protein MCKNMRWLLVPTIFIIPYTQQFFHSPPEQPGDKPLETGQVQRKEVCRWPCRCPRVPACTPGVSLVKDGCGCCKVCAKQAGEPCNEADVCDPHKGLYCDYSEDEPRYETGVCAYLVAVGCELNGVYYANGQTFQPNHLYKCLCVSGTIGCTPVFTPRLAGTPCARVPSRKKPGQSICGLEQHKQLQSNNYRLMSAYRSLPLVLKKKCLIQATPWTPCSRTCGIGISSRVTNDNRKCEMKKEKRLCFIQPCLTNMLKKIKIPKGKTCQPTFQLPTAEKLVFSGCSTTQRYKLTFCGVCLDKRCCIPNRSKMITVQFECPNEGFFRWKMMWITSCVCQRLCSAPGDIFSHLKLL; encoded by the exons TTTTTCCACAGCCcaccagagcagcctggagatAAACCTTTGGAAACTGGTCAAGTCCAGCGCAAGGAGGTTTGCCGCTGGCCGTGTCGATGCCCACGGGTGCCAGCCTGCACCCCCGGGGTCAGCCTGGTGAAGgatggctgtggctgctgcaagGTCTGTGCCAAGCAGGCAGGAGAGCCCTGCAATGAAGCAGATGTCTGTGATCCCCACAAAGGGCTCTACTGCGACTACTCAGAAGATGAGCCTAGGTATGAAACAGGCGTGTGTGCAT ATCTGGTAGCTGTAGGATGTGAGCTCAATGGAGTTTATTATGCCAACGGGCAGACCTTTCAGCCCAACCACCTTTATAAGTGCCTGTGTGTCAGTGGTACAATCGGATGTACCCCTGTATTCACACCAAGATTAGCAGGaactccctgtgccagggtcccCAGCAGAAAGAAGCCAGGACAATCCATTTGTGGCCTGGAACAGCACAAGCAACTTCAATCAAACAACTACAGATTGATGTCAG CTTACAGAAGCTTACCACtagttttgaagaaaaagtgCCTCATACAGGCAACTCCCTGGACACCCTGTTCCAGGACCTGTGGCATAGGCATATCCAGCAGAGTCACCAATGacaacagaaaatgtgaaatgaaaaaagaaaagagattatGCTTCATCCAGCCTTGTCTGACCAatatgctgaagaaaataaag attccaaagggaaaaacatgTCAACCAACTTTCCAGCTTCCAACAGCAGAGAAGCTAGTTTTTTCCGGATGCTCAACTACTCAAAGATACAAACTAACTTTCTGTGGAGTGTGCTTGGACAAGAGGTGCTGCATTCCAAATAGGTCCAAAATGATCACTGTACAGTTTGAGTGTCCCAATGAAGGCTTCTTCAGGTGGAAGATGATGTGGATAACATCGTGTGTGTGTCAGAGGCTTTGCAGTGCTCCAGGAGATATATTTTCCCATCTCAAACTCCTATGA